A portion of the Apteryx mantelli isolate bAptMan1 unplaced genomic scaffold, bAptMan1.hap1 HAP1_SCAFFOLD_40, whole genome shotgun sequence genome contains these proteins:
- the LOC136996424 gene encoding olfactory receptor 14C36-like encodes MSNSSFLNEFLLLAFVDKRELQLLHFSLFLGIYLAALLGNILIISAVACDHHLHTPMYFFLLNLSILDFGSISTTVPKSMANSLWDTRAISYSGCAAQVFFLFFFIGAEYFLLTVMAYDRYIAICKPLHYGTLMGSRACVKMAAAAWGSGFLYAGLHTGNTFSIPLCEGNTVEQFFCEVPQLLRLSCSNSYLREIGLLTFSAFLFLGCLVLIILSYVQIFTAVLRIPSEQGRHKAFSTCLPHLAVVSLFVSTGMFAYLKPPSTCSPALDLVVAVLYSVVPPTVNPLIYSMRNKELKNAVRKLIDWTFFSSKKLPIFFCK; translated from the coding sequence atgtccaacagcagcttcctcaacgagttcctcctcctggcgtttgtGGACaaacgggagctgcagctcttgcacttctcgctcttcctgggcatctacctggctgccctcctgggcaacatcCTCATCATCTccgccgtagcctgtgaccaccacctccacacccccatgtacttcttcctcctcaacctctccatcctggactttggctccatctccaccactgtccccaaatccatggccaattccctgtgggacaccagggccatttcctactcaggatgtgctgcccaggtcttttttctcttcttcttcattggagcagagtattttcttctcactgtcatggcctatgaccgctatattgccatctgcaaacccctgcactatgggacgctcatgggcagcagagcttgtgtcaaaatggcagcagctgcctggggcagcggttttctctatgctgggctacacactggaaacacattttcaataccactctgtgaGGGTAATaccgtggagcagttcttctgtgaagttccccagctcctcaggctctcctgctccaaCTCCTATCTCAGGGAAATCGGACTTCTCACATTTAGTGCTTTCTTATTTTTGGGTTGCTTGGTTTTGATCATTCtttcctacgtgcagatcttcactgccgtgctgaggatcccgtctgagcagggacgacacaaagccttttccacgtgcctcccacacctggccgtggtctccctgtttgtcagcactggcatgtttgcctacctgaagcccccctctacctgctccccagctctggatctggtggtggccgttctgtactcggtggtgccgccaacagtgaaccccctcatctacagtatgaggaacaaggagctcaaaaatGCAGTGCGGAAACTGATTGACTGGACGTTCTTCAGCAGCAAGAAACTTCCCATCTTCTTCTGCAAATGA
- the LOC136996468 gene encoding LOW QUALITY PROTEIN: olfactory receptor 10H1-like (The sequence of the model RefSeq protein was modified relative to this genomic sequence to represent the inferred CDS: deleted 1 base in 1 codon) has product MVLLKCCCCYALSDAAQMGRGNQTIPAGFVLIGFSHFPELRVVLFVLFLLMYMVTLAGNTVIMVVIRVDRSLHVPMYVFLGALSFSEIFYTFSIIPKMLSGLVLGSRAISFLGCAAQMHFSFMFGFMHSFLLTAMGYDRYMAICHPLHYSTIMTSRVCTRLVAASWAGGVFLGLLVTGAVFQLPFCRSHRIAHFFCHVPPILELACAGRDVVGIAVNALCIATLLCCFLFILLTYAFILGRILRMPSAEGRRKAFSTCASHVTVVVVHYGCASVIYLKHGSPSAAGAGTLIDVSYTVFTPFLSPIIFSLRNKDLKKAFWKSLRKSFVSRNANVGPGSSFGYRSGCR; this is encoded by the exons ATGGTGCTGTTGAAATGTTGTTGCTGTTATGCTCTT TCAGACGCAGCACAAATGGGAAGGGGGAATCAAACCATCCCAGCGGGGTTCGTTTTGATTGGATTTTCCCACTTTCCTGAGCTCCGGGTCGTGCTGTTCGTGCTGTTTCTCCTCATGTACATGGTGACCCTGGCTGGAAACACTGTGATAATGGTTGTTATCAGGGTGGACCGGAGCCTGCACGTGCCCATGTATGTTTTCCTAGGTGCTTTGTCCTTCTCAGAAATCTTTTACACCTTCTCCATCATCCCGAAGATGCTGTCGGGGTTAGTGCTGGGAAGCAGAGCCATTTCTTTCCTCGGGTGCGCTGCGCAGATGCATTTCTCCTTCATGTTTGGCTTCATGCACTCTTTCCTCCTGACGGCGATGGGCTACGATCGATACATGGCCATCTGTCACCCCTTGCATTACAGCACCATCATGACCTCCCGAGTCTGCACTCGGCTGGTGGCCGCCTCGTGGGCAGGGGGCGTTTTCCTGGGGCTGCTGGTGACCGGCGCTGTGTTCCAGTTACCCTTCTGCCGGTCCCACCGCATCGCCCATTTCTTCTGCCACGTGCCCCCCATCCTCGAGCTGGCTTGTGCTGGCAGGGATGTGGTTGGCATAGCGGTCAATGCTCTTTGCATTGCCACCCTGCTGTGCTGCTTTCTCTTCATCCTGCTCACCTACGCCTTCATCCTGGGCCGGATCCTGCGGATGCCGTCGGCGGAAGGGAGGCGCAAAGCTTtctccacctgtgcctcccacgtCACCGTGGTGGTGGTGCACTACGGCTGCGCCTCCGTTATCTACTTGAAGCACGGGTCGCCCAGCGCTGCGGGAGCTGGCACGCTGATCGACGTGTCTTACACCGTCTTCACCCCCTTCTTGAGCCCCATCATTTTTAGTCTGAGGAACAAAGACTTGAAAAAAGCCTTTTGGAAATCTCTGCGGAAAAGCTTTGTCAGCAGGAATGCAAATGTCGGCCCGGGATCTAGCTTCGGGTACAGGAGTGGCTGTCGCTAA
- the LOC136996466 gene encoding olfactory receptor 10K2-like: MENDSQTLATDFIFLGFSNLAELQKLLFVVFLLLYLVTLSTNATIMTIIRVDPSLHTPMYFFLSILSFLETFYTFVIVPKMLVDLLAERKAISFLGCAAQMYFFLFLGCFHSFLLATMGYDRFVAICHPLHYNSIMTRRLCVQLVIASALIGLLVAQADTTLVFCLPFRASRKLNHFFCDIAPVLSVAFAHTNLSEAVVFTLAIFVLLIPLTLILISYLFILFAILKIPSATGRRKAFSTCSAHLMVVVVHYGCACSIYLRPNASYSSDKDAVISVAYTILTPLLNPMIYSLRNKDVKTALRKSLRKNRLSQKDFQ, translated from the coding sequence aTGGAAAATGACAGCCAAACCCTGGCCACGGACTTCATCTTCCTGGGGTTCTCCAacctggcagagctgcagaagctgctctttgtggtctTTTTGCTGCTCTACCTGGTCACTCTGAGCACAAACGCCACTATCATGACCATCATAAGGGTTGACCCAAGCctgcacacacccatgtacttcttcctctccaTCCTGTCATTTCTGGAGACTTTCTACACCTTTGTCATTGTCCCCAAGATGCTGGTAGACTTGCtggcagagaggaaagccatttccttcctgggctgtgctgcgcagatgtacttcttcctcttcttggggTGTTTCCACTCCTTCCTCCTGGCCACCATGGGCTACGATCGCTTCGTGGccatctgccaccccctgcactACAACAGCATCATGACCCGGCGACTGTGTGTTCAGCTGGTGATCGCTTCTGCTCTCATCGGCTTGCTGGTCGCCCAGGCCGATACCACCTTGGTATTTTGCTTGCCCTTCCGGGCCTCCAGGAAACtcaaccatttcttctgtgacATCGCCCCGGTCCTCAGTGTGGCCTTTGCTCACACCAATCTCAGCGAGGCCGTTGTCTTCACGCTGGCCATCTTCGTCCTTCTGATCCCGCTGACGCTGATCCTTATTTCGTACCTCTTCATCCTCTTCGCCATCCTGAAGATCCCCTCAGCCACAGGCAggcgcaaagccttctccacctgcagcGCTCACCTGATGGTGGTGGTCGTGCACTATGGCTGTGCCTGCTCCATCTACCTGAGACCCAACGCCAGCTACTCATCGGACAAGGATGCGGTGATCTCAGTTGCCTACACCATTCTCACCCCGCTGCTCAACCCCATGATTTACAGCCTCCGGAACAAGGATGTCAAAACAGCGCTTCGAAAATCCCtcagaaaaaacagactttctcAGAAAGATTTCCAGTGA